Below is a genomic region from Pseudomonas frederiksbergensis.
CAATCAGATCCTGCACATCGACCCCGCCGCCCGCACTGCGCGCGTTCAACCGGGGGTGCGCAACCTGGCGATTTCCCAGGCCGCCGCGCCGTTTGGCCTGTATTACGCGCCGGACCCGTCCTCGCAGATCGCCTGCTCGATTGGCGGCAATGTCGCGGAGAACGCGGGTGGCGTGCACTGCCTGAAATACGGTCTGACCGTACACAATGTGCTGAAACTGGAAGTACTGACGATCGAAGGCGAACGCCTGACCTTGGGCTCGGACGCGCTGGACTCAGCGGGTCTCGACCTGCTGGCGCTGTTCACCGGCTCCGAAGGATTGCTGGGCATCATTACCGAAGTCACGGTCAAACTGCTGCCCAAACCGCACGTGGCCAAGGTGCTGCTGGCGAGTTTCGATTCTGTGGAAAAAGCCGGACACGCCGTGGCGCAGATCATCGCCGCCGGGATCATCCCCGCGGGTCTGGAGATGATGGACAACCTGGCCCTGCGCGCCGCTGAAGACTTCGTTCACGCCGGTTACCCGGTGGACGCCGAGGCGATTCTGCTGTGCGAACTCGATGGCGTCGAAGCCGATGTACGCGACGACTGCCTGCGAGTTCGCGCCGTGCTGGAACAGGCCGGCGCCAGTGACGTTCGCCAGGCGCGTGACGAGGCCGAACGGGTGAAGTTCTGGGCCGGACGCAAAGCAGCGTTCCCGGCAATCGGGCGGTTGTCGCCGGATTACTACTGCATGGACGGCACCATCCCGCGACGCGAGTTGCCTCGCGTGCTCAAGGGTATTGCCGAATTGGCCAGTGAACACCACTTGCGAGTGGCCAACGTGTTTCACGCCGGCGACGGCAACATGCACCCGCTGATCCTGTTCGACGCCAACCAACCCGGCGAGCTGGAGCGCACCGAAGCCCTCGGCGGCAAAATCCTCGAACTCTGCGTCAAGGTGGGCGGCAGCATCACTGGCGAGCACGGTGTTGGCCGCGAGAAAATCAATCAGATGTGCGCCCAGTTCAACAGCGACGAACTGACGGTGTTTCACGCAGTAAAAGCTGCGTTCGACGCCAAAGGCCTGCTCAATCCCGGCAAGAACATTCCCACCCTGCACCGTTGCGCCGAGTTCGGTGCCATGCATGTCCACGGCGGGCAACTGCCCTTCCCTGAACTGGAGCGTTTCTGATGCGCACCGAACAGGACCGGGACGCCAGCACAGAGTTCCTGGAGCAGATCAACCGGGCCCGGGAGAACGCCACGCCGCTGCGCATTCAAGGCGCCAGCAGCAAAGCCTTCCTCGGCCGCGAAGTCGCTGGCGAAGTGCTCGACACCCGCGCCCATCGCGGCATCGTCAGCTATGACCCGACTGAACTGGTGATCACCGCACGCTGCGGTACACCGCTGAGGGAATTGTTGGCGGCGCTGGATGCCGCCGGGCAAATGCTCCCCTATGAACCGCCCTCCTTCAGTGAAGACGCCACGGTCGGTGGCATGATCGCTTCTGGATTATCAGGTCCGCGTCGACCGTGGGCCGGCTCAGTGCGCGATTTCGTCCTCGGTACGCGACTGATGACTGGCAGCGGCAAACAGCTGCGTTTTGGCGGTGAGGTGATGAAAAACGTCGCCGGCTATGACCTTTCACGGTTGTTGACCGGCAGCTTCGGTTGCCTCGGTGTGATCACCGAAGTCTCGCTCAAGGTCCTGCCCAAACCGCGCCAATGCTTGAGTATCAGCCTGGAACTCGACAGCGCCCGGGCCTTGAGCCAACTGGCCGAATGGGGCCAGCAACCGTTGCCCATCAGCGCAGCGTGCCATGACGGCCGGCAGTTGCACCTGCGTCTGGAGGGCGGCGAAGGTTCAGTCAGCGCTGCCCATCAACGACTCGGTGGCGAGCTGCTGGACTCGACCTATTGGGAGGCGTTGAATGAACAACAGCTGGCGTTTTTCGACCCCGGTCTGCCGTTGTGGCGTCTGTCACTGCCCAACAACCTCGGCCCATTGATGCTGCCCGGCGAACAGCTGATCGACTGGGCCGGCGCGCAACGCTGGTTGAAGTCCGAGGCGCCGAACATCCAGTCGCTGGCCTTTGATCTGGGCGGCCATGCGACGTGCTACAGCCACGGTGTCAGCGACACCCCGTTCCAGCCGTTGGCGCCAGCGCTGCTGCGCTACCACCAACAGCTCAAGGTCCAACTCGACCCACA
It encodes:
- the glcD gene encoding glycolate oxidase subunit GlcD translates to MNILYDERIDGALPPVDKDALLKALREQVPELDILYREEELKPYECDGLSAYRTTPMLVLLPRDLEQVQAVLKLCHAHQVPVVARGAGTGLSGGALPLEKGVLLVMARFNQILHIDPAARTARVQPGVRNLAISQAAAPFGLYYAPDPSSQIACSIGGNVAENAGGVHCLKYGLTVHNVLKLEVLTIEGERLTLGSDALDSAGLDLLALFTGSEGLLGIITEVTVKLLPKPHVAKVLLASFDSVEKAGHAVAQIIAAGIIPAGLEMMDNLALRAAEDFVHAGYPVDAEAILLCELDGVEADVRDDCLRVRAVLEQAGASDVRQARDEAERVKFWAGRKAAFPAIGRLSPDYYCMDGTIPRRELPRVLKGIAELASEHHLRVANVFHAGDGNMHPLILFDANQPGELERTEALGGKILELCVKVGGSITGEHGVGREKINQMCAQFNSDELTVFHAVKAAFDAKGLLNPGKNIPTLHRCAEFGAMHVHGGQLPFPELERF
- the glcE gene encoding glycolate oxidase subunit GlcE, which gives rise to MRTEQDRDASTEFLEQINRARENATPLRIQGASSKAFLGREVAGEVLDTRAHRGIVSYDPTELVITARCGTPLRELLAALDAAGQMLPYEPPSFSEDATVGGMIASGLSGPRRPWAGSVRDFVLGTRLMTGSGKQLRFGGEVMKNVAGYDLSRLLTGSFGCLGVITEVSLKVLPKPRQCLSISLELDSARALSQLAEWGQQPLPISAACHDGRQLHLRLEGGEGSVSAAHQRLGGELLDSTYWEALNEQQLAFFDPGLPLWRLSLPNNLGPLMLPGEQLIDWAGAQRWLKSEAPNIQSLAFDLGGHATCYSHGVSDTPFQPLAPALLRYHQQLKVQLDPQGLFNPGRMYAEF